A single window of Crassostrea angulata isolate pt1a10 chromosome 8, ASM2561291v2, whole genome shotgun sequence DNA harbors:
- the LOC128159784 gene encoding E3 ubiquitin-protein ligase TRIM17-like, whose product MDANVDQDVLLCSLCDTHDPPMYCDICHTHLCKACVGEHLSDESKEHKVVSFKKRGSTTRCPKHSSKQCELYCQNCDIPICAVCASSKEHQGHKFIEILKSIAYKKEGIKKDLQELEKFIFPKYQEIASNISAQKADLNENSQELTTTIDEHGEDLHREIDTIIQKLKLDLKEMDSKSLTVLNKREDEITHTVSEIIHCILELKKLMNSNDVSQLSAYKSRNTGFRRLPPKLTVSLPSFTPSEINKEQLIQQFGSLSASSVKTDEHGYTLDFPGDESTSVDKTLIDAPKVIADINTEYSDRTLRSVSCRSDEEIWTCGEDKIMRLYSLKGDLLKSVKTRSGDNPYDIAVNRNGDLVYTDYKDSTVNIMKNKQIETVIRLKGWSPCNICITSSGNLLIVLISDDVKQTKVVRYSGSVRKQIIQYNSKGKPLYSSDLYTKYIAENGNLDICVSDHGAQAVVVVNQDGNFRFTYTGPPSTTDEPFNPVGIATDRQSRILTADPNNNRIHILDQDGKLLRYIDSCHLRGPWGLCVDSQDDVIVAELPTSQVKKILYIENQLCLSDIIYARQ is encoded by the coding sequence ATGGACGCGAATGTAGACCAGGATGTGTTATTGTGTAGTCTTTGTGACACTCATGACCCtcctatgtactgtgacatttgtcacaCACATCTGTGTAAGGCCTGTGTGGGGGAACATCTCTCTGACGAATCTAAAGAACACAAAGTTGTGTCCTTTAAGAAAAGAGGATCTACTACAAGATGTCCAAAACATTCCTCAAAACAATGCGAACTTTACTGTCAAAAttgtgacattcctatttgtgcagTGTGTGCTTCCTCTAAAGAACACCAAGGTCacaaatttattgaaatattgaaaagcATTGCCTACAAAAAAGAAggaattaaaaaagatttacaagaactagaaaaattcatttttccaaagTATCAAGAAATTGCATCAAACATCTCTGCTCAAAAAGCCGATCTAAATGAAAACTCTCAAGAATTGACAACAACTATCGATGAACATGGAGaagacttgcacagagaaatagacaccattatTCAGAAACTGAAACTAGATCTAAAAGAAATGGACTCCAAAAGCCTGACTGTCCTAAATAAAAGGGAAGATGAAATCACTCACACTGTTTCTGAAATCATCCATTGTATTTTAGAATTGAAGAAATTAATGAACTCCAATGACGTCAGTCAACTCTCTGCCTACAAGTCCAGGAATACTGGATttagaagattgcctcctaaactcacagttTCCTTACCAAGTTTTACTCCTTCTgagataaacaaagaacaacttattcaacagtttggttctctctCAGCTTCATCTGTCAAAACGGACGAACATGGCTATACATTGGATTTTCCAGGTGATGAATCTACTTCCGTTGACAAAACACTTATTGATGCACCAAAGGTCATCGCAGATATAAACACCGAATATAGCGACCGTACTCTGCGCAGTGTGTCTTGTAGGAGTGATGAAGAAATATGGACATGTGGTGAGGACAAAATCATGAGACTGTATAGCCTCAAAGGGGACCTATTAAAGTCAGTCAAAACCAGATCCGGGGACAATCCATACGACATAGCGGTGAATAGGaatggggatctagtttatacagATTACAAGGATAGCACTGTGAACATAATgaagaataaacaaatagagacagtgatcagactgaAAGGGTGGAGTCCTTGTAATATCTGTATTACCTCCTCGGGCAACCTCCTGATTGTCTTGATCAGTGACgatgtaaaacaaacaaaagtcgTGCGTTACTCTGGCTCAGTTAGAAAGCAAATCATTCAATATAACAGCAAAGGCAAACCGCTCTATTCATCTGATCTGTACACAAAATACATCGCCGAGAAcgggaacctagatatctgcgTGTCCGACCATGGAGCTCAGGccgtagtggtggtcaatcaagACGGTAACTTcaggtttacctacactggtcctccctccaCTACCGATGAACCATTTAATCCAGTTGGCATCGCCACCGACAGACAgagtcggatcctgacagcagacccTAACAACAATCGTATTCACATTCTAGATCAAGACGGAAAgctcctccgctacattgacagcTGCCATTTACGAGGTCCATGGGGATTATGCGTTGATAGCCAAGACGATGTCATCGTGGCTGAATTACCGACAAGTCAAGTTAAGAAAATCCTGTATATAGAGAACCAACTGTGCTTATCAGACATTATTTATGCCCGTCAATAA